A stretch of the Desulfuribacillus alkaliarsenatis genome encodes the following:
- a CDS encoding ABC1 kinase family protein has product MFKTRYRHISRYRKIVNTLAKHGFGFLIDQTRIIDLFGKDKHQEVLTSKIHAKKSRGERIRLVCEELGPTFIKLGQIASTRHDIFPEDIISELENLQDNVSSFSYTEVKKIIESELLQPIENIFLSVETEPIATASIGQVHKARLKSGQPVAVKVQRPDITETIETDLDILFDIARISENRTEWGKQYHLYELVDEFAFSIRSELNYLQEARNTERIKSNLKNTDYPIYIPEVIWDYTTKKVITLEYLDGEKLTKTTDKFINTDDKELIATTMIEAMFHMILNDGIFHADPHPGNMLLLENNSIGLLDFGMVGKASKSIQESFINILIGLMRKNTGTIVKAIHSIGIVPDGTDIKRFHQDIDVLRDKYYYVPFSEIHLGEAIKDLFAVTRKHGILVPTEFLLLAKALITLEGLVETLAPKLNIVQIAEPMGKKYLKTQYSPENLLRRFTEEAKDYSEILLDIPRLTKDLLQKTKEGKTNIEITVPKLDLFLRKLDTISNRLSFAIIMLSFSIIMVGLIVGSSLNRHQTVLWDVPAIEIGFIVATFMFLWLLISIFRSGRF; this is encoded by the coding sequence ATGTTTAAAACACGTTATCGTCATATAAGTCGTTATCGAAAAATCGTTAACACACTAGCAAAGCATGGGTTTGGATTCTTAATCGATCAAACAAGAATAATTGATTTGTTTGGCAAGGATAAACACCAAGAAGTTTTAACATCTAAGATACATGCTAAAAAATCCAGGGGCGAACGAATACGACTTGTTTGTGAGGAATTGGGACCTACATTTATTAAACTTGGTCAGATTGCAAGCACTAGACATGACATTTTCCCAGAGGATATTATTTCTGAATTAGAAAACTTACAGGATAACGTTAGTTCTTTTTCATATACAGAGGTTAAAAAAATTATAGAGTCAGAGCTTCTGCAACCAATTGAGAACATTTTCTTAAGTGTCGAAACTGAACCTATTGCTACAGCTTCAATTGGCCAGGTTCATAAAGCTCGATTAAAATCAGGTCAACCTGTTGCAGTCAAGGTTCAAAGACCAGATATTACAGAAACGATTGAAACTGACTTAGATATACTGTTTGACATTGCAAGAATATCTGAAAATAGAACAGAATGGGGAAAGCAATATCATCTATATGAGTTAGTGGATGAATTCGCTTTTTCTATTCGCAGTGAACTTAACTATTTGCAAGAAGCTCGAAACACTGAGAGAATAAAAAGCAATTTAAAGAATACAGACTATCCTATTTACATACCTGAAGTCATCTGGGATTACACAACAAAAAAAGTAATAACCCTTGAATACCTCGATGGCGAAAAACTTACTAAGACTACTGATAAGTTCATAAACACTGACGATAAAGAACTGATTGCTACTACAATGATAGAAGCAATGTTTCATATGATATTGAATGATGGCATATTCCACGCTGACCCACATCCTGGAAATATGCTTTTATTAGAAAATAACTCAATTGGTTTATTGGATTTCGGCATGGTTGGAAAGGCTTCAAAAAGCATACAAGAAAGCTTTATTAATATATTAATTGGTCTAATGCGTAAAAATACTGGAACAATTGTAAAGGCTATACACTCAATCGGAATAGTTCCAGATGGTACTGACATAAAGCGCTTCCACCAGGATATAGATGTCTTACGGGATAAATATTATTATGTTCCTTTTAGCGAAATACATCTAGGTGAGGCAATAAAAGATTTGTTTGCCGTAACTAGAAAACATGGCATATTAGTCCCTACAGAATTTTTACTATTAGCTAAAGCGCTAATAACTTTAGAAGGATTAGTAGAAACATTAGCTCCTAAGCTAAATATAGTGCAAATTGCCGAACCTATGGGAAAAAAATACTTAAAGACACAGTACTCACCAGAAAATTTATTAAGGCGATTTACAGAAGAAGCGAAGGATTACAGTGAGATATTATTAGATATACCCCGATTAACTAAGGATTTATTACAAAAAACTAAAGAAGGTAAAACAAACATAGAAATAACTGTACCTAAGCTCGACTTATTCTTAAGAAAACTTGATACTATAAGTAATCGACTTAGCTTCGCTATAATTATGCTTTCCTTTAGTATTATTATGGTAGGGTTAATCGTTGGCTCTTCATTGAATAGACATCAAACTGTGTTATGGGATGTTCCTGCGATTGAAATTGGATTTATCGTTGCTACGTTCATGTTTTTATGGTTATTGATTTCTATTTTCCGATCAGGAAGATTTTGA
- the ileS gene encoding isoleucine--tRNA ligase produces the protein MDYGKLLNLPSTEFPMRGNLPKKEPDIQAWWDEINIYEKIQDAKKGNEKFILHDGPPYANGDIHLGHALNKVLKDIIVKFKSMQGYDAPYVPGWDTHGLPIEHAIIKKEKIDRHSISVIDFRQKCADYALAFIDKQRKQFLRLGVRGDWYNPYITLKPEYEAEQIKVFGEMAKKGYIYKGKKPVYWCSDCETALAEAEIEYKDKSSKSIYVTFKVSDGKGILNNDNSYVVIWTTTPWTIPANMAIAVHPEVEYTLLISNNKQYLVATELVEQLVKTFGLEDFKTEGSWKGHQLEGIVTTHPLYERNSPIILGDHVTIEQGTGCVHTAPGHGLEDYLVGLKYNIDILAPIDHKGHFTEEAGPFAGAYYAKGNKLVIEALNEAGALLSIGDIEHQYPHCWRCKGAVIYRATEQWFASIDGFRKQMLEEVKKVQWVPAWGEQRMHNMIAERGDWCISRQRVWGVPIPILYCDTCSKEIINDETIERISNIFRAEGSQAWWIRDAKDFLATDHKCDCGGASFRKEEDIMDVWFDSGSSHAAVAATRSELQWPTDLYLEGSDQYRGWFNSSLSTAVATRGQAPYKAVLSHGWVVDGEGRKMSKSLGNGIDPLEVVNKLGADILRLWVSSAEYKADVRISDNILQQMSEVYRKVRNTLRFLLGNLYDFNVKLHRVNVSEMQEIDQYALIRLNRLIEKTTNAYSKYDFHIVFHAIHNFCTIDMSSFYLDILKDRLYTNAPGSHSRRAAQTVIYDVLLSLVKLITPILSHTAEETWKYIPETNLISPQLADWPTIDNTILDSSIEEKWDKVIKIREEILKPLEVARAEKVIGHSLGAEVDLYPTKETYEILSTVKDLEKVLIVSKVTLHNEATKAPEGAMDMKGLKVMVTPAKGEKCERCWIVTPDIGVNTEHPTICPSCADAVKDFELK, from the coding sequence ATGGATTACGGAAAATTATTAAATTTACCATCGACAGAATTTCCAATGCGTGGAAATTTGCCAAAAAAAGAGCCTGATATACAAGCCTGGTGGGACGAAATAAATATTTATGAAAAAATACAAGATGCTAAAAAGGGCAATGAAAAATTCATATTACATGATGGGCCTCCATATGCAAATGGTGATATTCATCTTGGACATGCTTTAAACAAAGTACTTAAAGACATTATTGTTAAATTTAAGTCAATGCAAGGTTATGATGCTCCGTATGTACCTGGATGGGATACACATGGTCTTCCTATAGAGCATGCTATTATTAAAAAGGAAAAAATAGACCGTCATTCAATTAGTGTGATAGATTTCAGACAAAAGTGTGCAGATTATGCACTAGCATTTATAGACAAGCAAAGAAAACAATTTTTGCGATTAGGTGTCCGTGGAGATTGGTATAACCCTTATATTACTTTAAAGCCAGAATACGAAGCTGAGCAAATTAAGGTTTTTGGTGAAATGGCTAAAAAGGGATACATCTATAAAGGTAAAAAGCCAGTTTATTGGTGCTCTGATTGTGAGACTGCATTAGCTGAAGCTGAAATCGAATATAAAGATAAATCAAGTAAATCTATCTATGTTACATTTAAAGTGTCAGATGGTAAAGGGATACTTAATAATGATAACAGCTATGTGGTTATTTGGACTACTACTCCATGGACAATACCTGCTAACATGGCAATAGCAGTGCATCCTGAGGTTGAGTATACATTACTAATTTCAAATAATAAGCAGTATCTAGTAGCGACAGAACTAGTTGAGCAGCTTGTTAAGACATTTGGATTGGAGGATTTTAAAACAGAGGGCTCATGGAAAGGGCACCAGCTTGAAGGTATAGTAACAACGCACCCACTATATGAGCGTAATTCGCCTATAATTTTAGGTGATCATGTAACAATTGAGCAAGGAACAGGATGTGTTCACACTGCTCCAGGGCACGGTTTAGAGGATTATTTAGTAGGGTTAAAATACAATATTGATATTTTAGCTCCAATTGATCACAAAGGACACTTTACTGAAGAAGCAGGGCCTTTTGCTGGTGCATATTATGCTAAAGGTAACAAATTAGTAATAGAAGCTCTAAATGAAGCTGGTGCGTTATTATCAATTGGCGATATAGAGCATCAATATCCTCATTGTTGGAGATGTAAAGGTGCTGTTATTTATAGAGCAACTGAGCAATGGTTCGCGTCAATTGATGGCTTTCGTAAGCAAATGCTTGAAGAAGTTAAAAAGGTACAATGGGTTCCTGCATGGGGCGAACAAAGAATGCATAATATGATTGCTGAACGTGGCGATTGGTGTATCTCTCGTCAGAGGGTGTGGGGAGTTCCAATACCAATATTGTATTGTGATACATGTAGTAAAGAGATAATCAATGATGAAACGATAGAAAGAATCTCAAACATCTTTAGAGCCGAAGGATCACAAGCATGGTGGATACGTGATGCCAAGGATTTCTTAGCTACAGACCATAAATGTGATTGTGGGGGAGCATCCTTCCGAAAAGAAGAAGATATAATGGATGTATGGTTTGATTCTGGCTCTAGTCATGCAGCTGTAGCAGCTACTAGAAGTGAGCTTCAATGGCCTACAGATTTATATTTGGAGGGGTCTGATCAATATAGAGGGTGGTTTAACTCATCTTTATCAACCGCTGTGGCAACGAGGGGACAAGCGCCATATAAAGCAGTATTGAGTCATGGCTGGGTTGTAGATGGTGAAGGACGCAAGATGTCTAAGTCATTAGGAAACGGTATAGACCCGTTAGAGGTTGTTAATAAACTTGGTGCCGATATACTGAGATTATGGGTATCTTCAGCGGAATATAAGGCCGATGTAAGAATATCTGATAACATACTTCAACAGATGTCCGAAGTATACAGGAAGGTTCGCAATACATTAAGGTTTTTACTTGGAAATCTATATGATTTTAATGTTAAATTGCACCGAGTGAATGTTTCTGAAATGCAAGAAATTGATCAGTATGCTTTAATACGTTTGAATCGTTTAATTGAAAAAACGACTAATGCCTATAGTAAGTATGATTTTCACATAGTATTTCATGCAATCCATAACTTCTGCACGATTGACATGAGCTCATTCTATCTTGATATTTTAAAGGATAGACTTTATACTAACGCTCCAGGGTCACATTCTAGACGTGCAGCGCAAACGGTAATTTATGATGTGCTATTGTCACTTGTAAAATTGATTACACCAATTTTATCTCATACTGCGGAAGAGACATGGAAATATATACCTGAAACAAATTTGATAAGTCCACAGTTAGCCGATTGGCCAACTATAGATAATACAATCCTTGATTCAAGTATTGAAGAAAAGTGGGACAAGGTTATTAAAATAAGAGAAGAAATTCTTAAGCCATTAGAAGTAGCCAGGGCTGAGAAGGTGATAGGTCACTCATTAGGGGCAGAGGTTGATTTATATCCAACTAAAGAAACTTATGAAATACTGTCTACAGTTAAAGACCTTGAGAAGGTTTTGATTGTCTCAAAAGTAACATTGCATAATGAGGCTACGAAAGCACCTGAGGGAGCAATGGATATGAAAGGGTTAAAGGTTATGGTAACACCAGCAAAAGGGGAGAAATGTGAGCGCTGCTGGATTGTTACACCAGATATTGGAGTTAACACGGAGCACCCAACGATTTGCCCGAGCTGTGCAGATGCCGTTAAGGATTTTGAGTTGAAATAA
- a CDS encoding DivIVA domain-containing protein, with product MALTPLDISNKEFSRSLRGYDIDEVNEFLDHVIKDFEALIKDNKNLQEQVKGLEEKASHFNRLEENLTKSIVVAQETSEEVKSNAKKEAKLIIKEAEKNADRIINESVMKAHKAAMEVDELKKQAKMYRARLRSLIQAQLELVDNEDWDDLNQITKKIEDIE from the coding sequence ATGGCTTTAACACCGTTGGATATTAGTAATAAAGAGTTTTCACGCTCACTTAGAGGGTATGATATTGATGAAGTTAATGAGTTTTTAGATCATGTTATTAAAGATTTCGAGGCACTTATTAAAGATAACAAAAATTTACAAGAACAAGTTAAAGGCTTAGAAGAGAAAGCAAGTCACTTTAATAGACTAGAAGAAAATTTAACTAAATCAATTGTAGTCGCTCAAGAAACTTCAGAAGAAGTAAAGTCAAATGCAAAAAAAGAGGCAAAACTAATAATTAAAGAAGCTGAGAAAAATGCCGATAGAATTATTAATGAGTCAGTTATGAAAGCCCATAAAGCAGCAATGGAAGTTGATGAGCTTAAAAAACAAGCAAAAATGTATCGGGCTAGATTGCGCTCACTGATCCAAGCTCAATTAGAACTAGTTGATAATGAAGATTGGGATGATTTAAATCAAATAACAAAGAAAATAGAAGACATTGAATAA
- a CDS encoding RNA-binding protein, which yields MVHESSGQIFNYYSKEEAAFAKMAMKITNFCFEKNQSKLVDFIEPNKQKVLQDLCNRYSTLECIYYGGYDNAERKKALIVPVDWGYSKADFKIQALKLTVTEYKHSLKHNDFLGAILGQGIKREKVGDIKLTENECFVIIDSVIAEYIVDQMYQVGNYKVDVEKIDDEQLPDIQDEFKSIECTVSSMRLDSIVKAATNMSRSKAAELINKGTVKLNWGVNENTAASVNANDIISIRGKGRFKILKVSPANKKGRTPIQIGKYI from the coding sequence ATGGTACATGAATCATCTGGACAAATCTTCAACTATTACAGTAAAGAAGAGGCTGCATTTGCAAAGATGGCTATGAAGATTACTAATTTCTGTTTTGAGAAGAATCAAAGCAAGTTAGTGGATTTTATTGAACCTAACAAACAAAAAGTCCTACAAGATCTTTGTAATCGTTATTCTACATTAGAATGTATTTATTATGGTGGTTATGATAATGCCGAAAGGAAAAAGGCACTAATAGTTCCTGTAGATTGGGGATATAGCAAAGCAGATTTCAAAATTCAAGCTCTAAAACTTACTGTAACGGAATATAAGCACTCACTTAAGCATAATGATTTTTTAGGCGCAATATTAGGACAAGGAATCAAACGTGAAAAAGTCGGAGATATAAAACTTACAGAAAACGAATGCTTTGTCATTATCGACAGTGTAATTGCTGAATACATAGTGGACCAAATGTATCAAGTGGGCAATTATAAAGTAGATGTTGAAAAGATAGATGATGAACAACTGCCAGATATACAAGATGAATTTAAAAGTATTGAATGCACTGTAAGTTCAATGCGGCTAGACAGTATTGTAAAAGCAGCGACTAATATGTCGAGGTCTAAGGCTGCAGAGTTAATTAACAAAGGCACTGTCAAGCTAAATTGGGGAGTTAACGAAAATACTGCTGCGTCTGTAAATGCTAATGATATTATATCGATTAGAGGTAAAGGTAGATTTAAAATACTTAAGGTATCACCAGCGAATAAGAAAGGTAGGACTCCTATTCAAATCGGTAAATATATTTAG
- a CDS encoding YggT family protein — protein sequence MFILNTVALLFEIYWYILIARIIMSWVPSLQHTGFGEVIYKLTEPYLSMFRGFIPPLSLGGGYLDLSPIIAFIAFYFIRIGTLSILGWILLNIGL from the coding sequence GTGTTTATACTGAATACAGTAGCTTTATTATTTGAAATATATTGGTACATTTTAATTGCAAGAATAATAATGTCCTGGGTTCCAAGTTTACAGCATACTGGTTTTGGAGAGGTCATTTATAAGCTTACAGAGCCATATTTATCTATGTTTAGAGGATTTATACCACCGTTGTCATTGGGTGGAGGTTATTTAGATTTATCGCCGATAATCGCATTTATAGCTTTTTATTTTATTAGAATTGGTACATTATCAATTTTAGGTTGGATTCTTTTAAATATAGGTCTATAA